In Gammaproteobacteria bacterium, a genomic segment contains:
- the prfA gene encoding peptide chain release factor RF1 yields MNPSIHNKLDNLSERREELAALLADPESISNLERFRALSMEYAQLEPIVETHSRLRAAWSDQEATQSWLRDDDPDLRSLAVDELVAIKERILMLEKELQLLMLPRDPHDDANLFLEIRAGTGGNEAALFAGDLLRMYGRYAEGRGWQVEMLSASIGEAGGYKEVITRVVGQGAYSRLKFESGAHRVQRVPATEAQGRIHTSACTVAVMPELDAIEEISINSADLKVDTFRSSGAGGQHVNKTESAIRITHLPSGIVVECQEERSQHKNRARAMSVLQAKLLSAEQERRQSEQSTTRRLLVGSGDRSEKIRTYNYPQNRITDHRVNLTLYRLDGLMDGNLDLMIEPLIQEYQADQLAALADNP; encoded by the coding sequence GTGAACCCTTCCATTCATAATAAACTTGATAATTTAAGCGAACGCCGCGAGGAACTCGCGGCCCTGCTTGCCGATCCAGAGAGTATTTCCAATCTGGAACGTTTCCGTGCCTTGTCCATGGAGTATGCCCAGCTTGAGCCAATCGTGGAAACTCACTCACGATTACGCGCCGCTTGGAGCGACCAGGAGGCGACGCAATCATGGCTGCGGGACGATGATCCTGATTTGCGTTCTTTGGCTGTAGATGAATTAGTCGCCATTAAAGAACGAATTCTCATGTTGGAGAAAGAGTTACAACTCTTGATGCTACCACGCGATCCCCACGACGACGCCAACTTATTCCTCGAAATTCGTGCGGGAACCGGTGGCAACGAGGCTGCCTTGTTTGCTGGGGATTTGTTGCGGATGTATGGTCGCTACGCGGAAGGCAGGGGTTGGCAAGTTGAAATGTTAAGCGCAAGCATCGGAGAAGCTGGCGGCTACAAAGAGGTGATTACCAGGGTCGTGGGACAGGGGGCCTATTCCCGGCTCAAATTTGAATCGGGAGCACACCGGGTACAGCGTGTCCCGGCTACCGAGGCTCAAGGCCGAATTCATACTTCGGCCTGCACCGTGGCGGTGATGCCGGAGTTGGACGCCATTGAGGAAATATCCATCAATTCCGCCGACCTCAAGGTGGATACCTTCCGCTCCAGCGGGGCGGGTGGGCAGCATGTCAACAAAACCGAATCAGCGATCCGCATCACTCACTTGCCCAGTGGCATTGTGGTCGAATGTCAAGAAGAACGCTCGCAGCATAAGAACCGCGCGCGCGCCATGTCGGTCTTGCAAGCTAAATTACTCAGCGCCGAGCAGGAACGTCGTCAATCGGAACAGTCCACGACCCGCCGTTTGTTGGTGGGTAGCGGTGATCGCTCGGAAAAAATCCGTACCTACAATTATCCCCAGAATCGAATCACCGACCACCGTGTCAACCTGACGCTTTACCGTTTGGATGGCTTGATGGATGGTAATCTTGACCTAATGATAGAACCATTAATCCAGGAATATCAGGCTGATCAGCTCGCGGCCCTCGCAGATAACCCGTGA
- a CDS encoding exodeoxyribonuclease III, whose amino-acid sequence MRVVDRWLVFVAGVSKIMAIIARSIAGVFHFMKRLAQWKNNNPIECHELKISTWNVNSLRVRLPQVVDWIALERPNLLALQETKLPDSAFPDAELVALGYHSIHSGQPTYNGVALLSLAPPTEVQIGIPGWDDPQRRLLAASYAAPNLPHGKLRIVNLYAPNGQAVGGDKYAYKLDWFVRLNAWLKEELTIYPNIAVMGDYNIAPEDRDVHDPVAWKGNIAVSAQERSAFYDLLALGFTDAFRLFTQKAHSFSWWDYRFRAFHRNRGLRIDHILLSHPLTAYCASCHIDKGPRHLSRPSDHTPVVAELFCPNTAI is encoded by the coding sequence GTGCGAGTAGTTGATAGGTGGTTAGTGTTTGTAGCCGGGGTATCCAAAATAATGGCTATCATTGCCAGATCTATTGCCGGAGTTTTCCATTTTATGAAACGGCTGGCACAATGGAAGAATAACAATCCCATTGAGTGTCATGAGTTGAAAATTTCTACCTGGAATGTGAACTCTCTACGGGTACGGCTGCCTCAGGTGGTGGACTGGATCGCATTAGAGCGCCCCAACCTGCTGGCCTTGCAGGAAACCAAGCTGCCAGATTCCGCTTTTCCGGATGCGGAGTTGGTGGCACTGGGCTACCATTCAATCCATAGTGGCCAGCCTACCTATAATGGGGTAGCCTTATTGAGTCTCGCCCCGCCAACGGAAGTTCAGATCGGCATACCGGGTTGGGATGACCCCCAACGCCGTCTCTTGGCTGCCAGCTACGCAGCACCCAATTTACCGCATGGAAAGTTGCGAATAGTCAACCTCTATGCTCCCAATGGCCAGGCAGTTGGTGGTGACAAGTATGCCTATAAACTCGATTGGTTTGTCCGGCTGAACGCCTGGTTAAAAGAAGAATTAACTATTTATCCCAATATAGCGGTGATGGGTGATTACAACATTGCCCCCGAGGATCGAGACGTTCATGATCCGGTTGCCTGGAAAGGAAATATCGCAGTGAGCGCCCAAGAACGATCAGCCTTCTATGATCTGTTAGCTTTGGGGTTCACTGATGCTTTTCGGCTCTTTACTCAAAAAGCGCACAGCTTTAGTTGGTGGGATTACCGATTCCGTGCCTTTCATCGTAATCGCGGATTACGCATCGACCACATTCTGTTAAGTCACCCGCTTACTGCCTACTGCGCGAGTTGTCATATAGACAAGGGTCCACGACACTTATCACGTCCTTCGGACCACACTCCCGTGGTTGCTGAATTGTTTTGTCCTAATACCGCTATTTAA
- the cysC gene encoding Adenylyl-sulfate kinase, with translation MKDNVLDEINNTRATNITWHEGHVGRAHRENLLQQRGATLWFTGLSGSGKSTTAFTLEHQLIERGHLAYVLDGDNIRHGLNKNLGFSAEERAENIRRIGEVSRLFADTGIISITSFISPYRADRAMVRAMHQADGLPFLEIHMSTSIEVCERRDVKGLYKKARTGQIKNFTGIDDPYEAPKAAEFIIDSAYITPPESAMLIIGELERRGIIPL, from the coding sequence ATGAAAGACAATGTTCTGGATGAAATAAATAACACCCGCGCCACCAATATCACCTGGCACGAAGGGCATGTGGGACGCGCCCACCGCGAAAATCTTCTCCAGCAACGCGGGGCGACCTTGTGGTTTACGGGTTTGTCTGGATCAGGCAAAAGCACTACCGCCTTTACTCTAGAGCATCAATTGATCGAACGCGGACACCTGGCCTACGTGCTCGATGGTGACAACATTCGTCATGGACTCAATAAAAACCTGGGCTTTTCCGCAGAGGAACGGGCAGAAAATATCCGTCGCATCGGTGAGGTGAGCAGACTTTTTGCGGATACCGGAATTATTTCGATCACCAGTTTTATCTCACCCTACCGTGCCGATCGCGCCATGGTGCGCGCCATGCACCAAGCAGATGGTTTGCCCTTCCTGGAGATCCACATGTCGACCTCAATTGAGGTGTGTGAACGACGAGATGTCAAAGGTTTATACAAGAAAGCACGCACGGGGCAGATCAAAAATTTTACCGGAATTGATGACCCCTATGAGGCACCCAAGGCTGCTGAGTTTATTATTGATTCGGCGTACATCACGCCTCCAGAGAGCGCGATGTTGATCATCGGAGAACTCGAACGGCGCGGCATCATTCCCTTGTAA
- the secA gene encoding protein translocation ATPase: MLTKFLRKIFGSRNDRVLRRMGKVVPRINALEPSIMALSDSELRAKTDEFRQRLTAGASLDDLLPEVFTVVREAARRVLDMRHFDVQLVGGMVLHEGRIAEMRTGEGKTLVATLSVYLNALSGNGVHVVTVNDYLARRDAAWMGQVYQFLGMSVGVVVAHQDQQEKRAAYAADVTYGTNNEFGFDYLRDNMAFTAADKMQRPLHYAIVDEVDSILIDEARTPLIISGASEESSELYVRMNALVPRLIKQQSEDGPGDYSVDEKARQVLLTEDGHQRLEELLSTEGLLREGESLYDPGHISLMHHFYAALRAHVLFRRDVDYVVQNGQVVIVDEFTGRTMQGRRWSDGLHQAVEAKEKVAIQAENQTLASITFQNYFRLYKKLAGMTGTADTEAYEFQQIYGLEVIVIPTHHPMIRVDRGDVVYLTTKEKFVAIIEDIKDCRARQQPVLVGTTSIETSEYLSGLLKHENILHQVLNAKYHEQEAQIVAQAGRPGSITIATNMAGRGTDIVLGGNWKAEIAVLENPTPEILQTIKTAWQERHRQVVAAGGLHIIGTERHESRRIDNQLRGRSGRQGDPGSSRFYLSLQDNLMRIFASDRIGGLMQKLGMEEGEAIEHPWVTKAIENAQRKVEARNFDIRKQLLEYDDVANDQRKVIYEQRNELLAAEDLAETVGTIRADVINDIINLYIPHNTLEEQWNIPGLVTALERDCSINLPLGEWLEHESSLDETGLRARILSEVEAAYTAKETLAGSSVMRHFEKAIVMQVLDSLWKDHLAAMDYLRQGIHLRGYAQKNPKQEYKREAFEMFQQMLERFKHDVTGILSRVQVRAEEDVAAVEAQRRTNMQMNFQHAPALPMIGDGEEEKENGGPAVNTSPEAHAPFVRQGPKVGRNDACPCGSGKKYKHCHGKLS, from the coding sequence ATGTTAACTAAGTTTTTACGCAAAATATTCGGCAGCCGTAACGATCGTGTCTTGCGTCGTATGGGTAAGGTAGTTCCGCGTATCAATGCCCTAGAACCATCGATAATGGCCCTTTCCGATTCAGAGCTACGCGCCAAAACAGATGAATTTCGTCAACGCCTCACGGCGGGCGCGTCCCTGGATGATCTCCTGCCCGAAGTTTTTACCGTAGTGCGCGAGGCAGCTCGAAGGGTACTAGATATGCGCCATTTCGACGTACAGCTCGTCGGAGGCATGGTCCTACATGAGGGACGTATCGCCGAAATGCGTACCGGTGAGGGTAAAACCCTCGTGGCGACTCTGTCGGTTTACCTCAATGCTTTGTCCGGCAATGGGGTCCATGTGGTCACAGTGAATGATTACCTGGCGCGACGCGATGCCGCCTGGATGGGACAGGTTTATCAATTTTTGGGAATGAGTGTGGGAGTCGTTGTCGCGCATCAAGATCAACAAGAAAAACGCGCTGCCTACGCCGCCGATGTCACTTACGGTACCAACAACGAATTTGGGTTTGATTATCTGCGCGATAACATGGCTTTCACTGCAGCAGACAAGATGCAGCGTCCGTTGCACTATGCCATCGTGGACGAAGTGGACTCGATTCTCATCGACGAAGCCCGCACGCCTCTCATCATTTCTGGAGCATCGGAGGAAAGTTCTGAGCTTTACGTGCGTATGAATGCCCTAGTGCCGCGCCTTATAAAGCAACAGTCTGAGGATGGCCCAGGTGATTACTCAGTGGACGAAAAGGCGCGACAAGTTTTGCTGACTGAGGATGGTCATCAACGTCTGGAGGAGTTATTGAGCACCGAAGGGCTACTGCGCGAAGGCGAAAGTCTCTATGACCCGGGGCATATTTCCCTCATGCACCATTTTTACGCTGCGCTGCGCGCCCATGTCTTGTTCCGCCGCGACGTGGATTACGTGGTGCAAAATGGTCAGGTGGTTATTGTGGATGAATTCACCGGGCGTACCATGCAGGGACGGCGCTGGTCGGATGGATTGCATCAAGCAGTAGAGGCCAAGGAAAAGGTAGCAATACAAGCAGAAAATCAAACTCTTGCTTCCATCACTTTTCAGAATTATTTCCGTCTTTACAAAAAGCTCGCCGGTATGACCGGTACAGCAGACACCGAAGCCTACGAGTTCCAACAGATTTATGGTCTTGAGGTGATTGTCATCCCTACTCACCATCCTATGATTCGTGTGGATCGTGGCGATGTGGTCTATCTCACCACTAAGGAAAAATTTGTAGCCATCATCGAGGACATCAAGGACTGTCGCGCTCGGCAACAGCCGGTCTTGGTGGGAACTACTTCCATCGAGACCTCTGAATACCTGTCCGGGCTACTCAAGCACGAAAATATTCTGCATCAGGTACTAAATGCCAAATACCACGAGCAGGAAGCGCAAATAGTGGCCCAAGCAGGCCGTCCCGGCAGCATTACGATCGCCACCAACATGGCAGGCCGGGGTACTGATATCGTGCTTGGCGGTAATTGGAAAGCCGAGATAGCGGTATTGGAAAACCCCACTCCAGAAATATTGCAAACCATTAAAACTGCCTGGCAGGAACGTCACCGACAGGTCGTAGCCGCAGGAGGATTGCATATCATTGGCACCGAGCGTCATGAATCTCGCCGCATCGACAATCAATTACGCGGACGCTCAGGACGCCAAGGTGATCCTGGGTCAAGCCGTTTTTATCTTTCCCTGCAAGACAATTTAATGCGGATTTTTGCCTCAGACCGTATCGGCGGATTAATGCAAAAACTCGGCATGGAAGAAGGCGAGGCCATTGAACACCCCTGGGTAACCAAGGCCATTGAAAACGCCCAGCGTAAAGTGGAAGCGCGCAATTTTGATATTCGCAAGCAACTTTTGGAATATGATGATGTCGCCAACGATCAACGTAAGGTAATTTACGAACAGCGCAATGAATTACTGGCCGCCGAAGATCTTGCCGAAACCGTCGGAACAATCCGTGCTGATGTGATTAACGACATCATTAATCTTTATATCCCACATAATACGCTTGAGGAACAATGGAACATTCCTGGTCTGGTTACGGCACTGGAACGGGATTGTTCTATCAACCTACCGCTCGGGGAATGGCTAGAACATGAATCGAGCCTTGACGAAACTGGATTGCGTGCCCGGATCCTCAGCGAGGTTGAAGCTGCCTATACCGCGAAGGAAACCCTCGCGGGTTCCTCGGTGATGCGTCACTTTGAAAAGGCCATTGTGATGCAGGTTTTGGATTCTTTGTGGAAAGATCACCTAGCGGCGATGGATTACCTGCGTCAAGGTATCCACCTACGTGGTTATGCCCAAAAAAATCCCAAACAAGAATACAAACGCGAAGCCTTCGAGATGTTTCAACAAATGCTGGAGCGTTTCAAACACGACGTAACCGGTATCCTTTCCCGTGTCCAAGTTCGCGCCGAAGAAGACGTGGCTGCTGTTGAAGCGCAGCGGCGGACCAACATGCAGATGAATTTCCAGCATGCTCCAGCATTACCGATGATTGGCGATGGGGAAGAAGAGAAAGAAAATGGAGGCCCCGCAGTGAATACTTCACCGGAGGCGCACGCTCCCTTTGTGCGCCAAGGTCCCAAGGTGGGACGTAATGATGCCTGCCCCTGTGGATCAGGCAAGAAATATAAACACTGCCATGGAAAACTCAGTTAA
- the atpE gene encoding ATP synthase subunit c: MNTITVDMLATIYAYTAVGVCVVLAAAGVGSAIGWGLICSKTMEGISRQPEMRPLLMVNTFIFGGLMESFPFIILAFGMWFLFANPFVGALQAAAHALG; the protein is encoded by the coding sequence ATGAATACGATAACTGTTGATATGCTTGCTACGATTTATGCATATACCGCCGTTGGCGTCTGCGTAGTTTTGGCAGCCGCTGGTGTTGGATCCGCGATTGGTTGGGGTCTGATTTGCTCGAAGACCATGGAGGGAATTTCACGTCAACCGGAAATGCGTCCACTTTTAATGGTCAACACATTTATTTTTGGTGGCTTGATGGAATCATTTCCATTTATCATCCTTGCGTTCGGTATGTGGTTTTTGTTTGCGAATCCTTTTGTCGGTGCGCTTCAAGCGGCGGCACATGCGTTAGGATAA